A window of the Streptomyces formicae genome harbors these coding sequences:
- a CDS encoding phosphocholine-specific phospholipase C: MTPLSRRAFVGASAATAAAAAVGVPEAAASAASAASGPRGSVKDVKHVVILMQENRSFDHYFGTLSGVRGFDDRQALTFPNGDSVFKQPAPGRSDGFMLPYRMDTTKYNAQNASGLPHDWGTGHTAINGGAMNKWIASKGERTMGYFTREDIPYQFALADAFTICDAYFCSQAGPTDPNRLYLWSGSCGPGKDGTTGPWTDNTPVTDNPVADWTTYAERLEEAGVSWRVYHNPSKDERYGDYDDNGLSYFGQFHRFPKDDPRYVNAMTKFDLTAFDAHCKDGTLPTVSWLVAPYLFCEHPEAGPNYGAHWVNTALQSLFSNPDVWKHTVFLLMYDENDGYFDHVLPPFPEPGTPEEFAEGRPIGLGNRVPLWAISPWSRGGYVNSQVFDHTSVVRFLEVVTGVREPNISDWRRAVCGDLTTCFDFTSPDYSVPWLPDTNELMAKADAANALPAVKLPPSGGQSMATQEPGTRPHRPLPYRPWAEVTVDRETGKVVCTLANHGTETFHFTVLPNTIKPFTGTPFTVAPGASKTYTWDASETDGRYDFTVMGADGFVRRFSGTVVPQGREAGAPVPSVTAALHGRSPERATVELAFSNPGASEVSFTVAPDGDPKAARTVWVGPGDRSSLTWQIRHGRYDLEVTAADGSRFLRRYAGTVHTV, encoded by the coding sequence ATGACTCCGCTGAGCCGCCGCGCCTTCGTCGGCGCGTCCGCCGCAACCGCCGCCGCTGCCGCCGTCGGCGTGCCCGAGGCGGCCGCATCAGCCGCATCGGCCGCATCCGGACCCCGCGGGTCCGTCAAGGACGTGAAGCACGTGGTGATCCTTATGCAGGAGAACCGCAGCTTCGACCACTACTTCGGCACCCTGAGCGGTGTCCGGGGCTTCGACGACCGCCAGGCGCTGACCTTCCCGAACGGCGACTCCGTCTTCAAGCAGCCGGCCCCCGGGCGCTCCGACGGCTTCATGCTGCCGTACCGCATGGACACGACGAAGTACAACGCCCAGAACGCGTCCGGGCTTCCGCACGACTGGGGCACCGGCCACACCGCGATCAACGGCGGCGCGATGAACAAGTGGATCGCGTCCAAGGGCGAGCGGACGATGGGCTACTTCACCCGCGAGGACATCCCCTACCAGTTCGCCCTCGCCGACGCCTTCACGATCTGCGATGCGTACTTCTGTTCGCAGGCGGGTCCGACCGACCCCAACCGGCTTTATCTGTGGTCGGGTTCCTGCGGCCCCGGCAAGGACGGCACGACCGGCCCCTGGACCGACAACACACCCGTGACCGACAATCCGGTCGCGGACTGGACGACGTACGCCGAGCGGCTGGAGGAGGCCGGGGTCAGCTGGCGCGTCTACCACAACCCGTCGAAGGACGAGCGGTACGGCGACTACGACGACAACGGGCTCTCGTACTTCGGCCAGTTCCACCGGTTCCCGAAGGACGACCCGCGGTACGTCAACGCGATGACCAAGTTCGATCTGACGGCCTTCGACGCGCACTGCAAGGACGGCACGCTGCCGACGGTCTCCTGGCTGGTCGCGCCCTATCTGTTCTGCGAGCACCCGGAGGCGGGCCCCAACTACGGCGCGCACTGGGTCAACACGGCGCTGCAGTCGCTGTTCTCCAACCCCGACGTGTGGAAGCACACCGTCTTCCTGCTGATGTACGACGAGAACGACGGCTACTTCGACCACGTCCTGCCGCCGTTCCCGGAGCCGGGCACGCCGGAGGAGTTCGCCGAAGGGCGCCCGATCGGACTCGGGAACCGGGTGCCGCTGTGGGCGATCTCGCCGTGGTCGCGCGGCGGTTACGTCAACTCGCAGGTGTTCGACCACACCTCGGTGGTGCGCTTCCTGGAGGTCGTGACAGGGGTGCGCGAGCCGAACATCTCGGACTGGCGGCGGGCCGTCTGCGGCGATCTGACCACCTGCTTCGACTTCACCAGCCCGGACTACTCGGTTCCGTGGCTGCCGGACACGAACGAGCTGATGGCGAAGGCGGACGCGGCCAACGCACTGCCCGCGGTCAAGCTGCCGCCGAGCGGCGGCCAGTCCATGGCCACGCAGGAGCCCGGCACCCGGCCGCACCGTCCGCTGCCGTACCGGCCGTGGGCCGAGGTGACGGTGGACCGGGAGACCGGGAAGGTCGTCTGCACGCTCGCCAACCACGGGACGGAGACCTTCCACTTCACCGTCCTGCCGAACACGATCAAGCCGTTCACCGGTACCCCCTTCACCGTCGCCCCGGGCGCGTCGAAGACGTACACCTGGGATGCCTCGGAGACCGACGGGCGGTACGACTTCACCGTGATGGGCGCGGACGGATTCGTACGGCGCTTCTCCGGCACCGTCGTCCCCCAGGGCCGCGAGGCGGGCGCACCGGTGCCGTCCGTGACGGCGGCCCTTCACGGCCGCAGCCCGGAACGGGCCACCGTGGAACTGGCGTTCAGCAACCCCGGCGCCTCGGAGGTGTCCTTCACCGTCGCCCCGGACGGCGACCCGAAGGCGGCCCGCACGGTGTGGGTGGGCCCCGGCGACCGCTCCTCGCTGACCTGGCAGATCCGCCACGGCCGCTACGACCTCGAGGTGACGGCGGCTGACGGCTCCCGCTTCCTCCGCCGCTACGCGGGCACGGTCCACACGGTCTGA
- the gatA gene encoding Asp-tRNA(Asn)/Glu-tRNA(Gln) amidotransferase subunit GatA, translating to MTDSPIIKLTAAEIAAKVASGELTAVEVTEAHLARIEAVDEKVNAFLHIDREGALAQARAVDGKRERGERLGPLAGVPLALKDIFTTEGIPTTVGSKILEGWIPPFDATLTRKLKEADVVILGKTNMDEFAMGSSTENSAYGPTGNPWDLTRIPGGSGGGSSAALASYQAPLAIGTDTGGSIRQPAAVTGTVGVKPTYGGVSRYGMVAFSSSLDQGGPCARTVLDAALLHEVIGGHDPLDSTSIDAPVPPVVEAARNGSVAGMRVGVVKQFRGEGYQAGVVQRFDESVELLKELGAEIVELDCPSFDLALSAYYLIAPSECSSNLARFDAMRYGLRVGDDGTRSAEDVTALTREAGFGDEVKRRIMLGTYALSSGYYDAYYGSAQKVRTLIKQDFEKAFEQVDVIVSPTTPTTAFPIGERADDPMAMYLADLCTIPTNLAGNAAMSLPCGLAPEDNLPVGLQIIAPAMQDDRLYKVGAAVEAAFVEKWGHPLLEEAPSL from the coding sequence ATGACGGACAGCCCCATCATCAAGCTCACCGCGGCGGAGATCGCCGCGAAGGTCGCCTCCGGCGAGCTCACCGCCGTCGAGGTCACCGAGGCGCACCTCGCCCGGATCGAGGCCGTCGACGAGAAGGTCAACGCCTTCCTGCACATCGACCGCGAGGGCGCGCTGGCGCAGGCCCGCGCCGTCGACGGGAAGCGTGAGCGCGGCGAGAGGCTCGGCCCGCTGGCCGGTGTGCCGCTGGCGCTGAAGGACATCTTCACCACCGAGGGCATCCCGACCACGGTCGGCTCCAAGATCCTCGAAGGCTGGATCCCGCCGTTCGACGCCACCCTGACGCGCAAGCTGAAGGAGGCCGACGTCGTCATCCTCGGCAAGACCAACATGGACGAGTTCGCCATGGGGTCCTCCACCGAGAACAGCGCGTACGGCCCGACCGGCAACCCCTGGGACCTGACCCGGATCCCCGGCGGCTCCGGCGGCGGCTCGTCCGCCGCCCTCGCCTCGTACCAGGCCCCGCTCGCCATCGGCACGGACACCGGCGGTTCCATCCGCCAGCCCGCGGCCGTCACCGGCACGGTCGGCGTCAAGCCGACCTACGGCGGCGTCTCCCGCTACGGCATGGTCGCCTTCTCCTCCTCCCTCGACCAGGGCGGCCCGTGCGCCCGTACGGTCCTGGACGCGGCCCTGCTGCACGAGGTCATCGGCGGGCACGACCCGCTGGACTCGACCTCCATCGACGCACCGGTCCCGCCGGTCGTCGAGGCCGCCCGCAACGGCTCGGTCGCCGGGATGCGCGTCGGTGTCGTCAAGCAGTTCCGCGGCGAGGGCTACCAGGCCGGCGTCGTCCAGCGCTTCGACGAGTCCGTCGAACTGCTGAAGGAGCTGGGCGCCGAGATCGTCGAGCTGGACTGCCCGTCCTTCGACCTCGCGCTCTCCGCCTACTACCTGATCGCGCCGTCCGAGTGCTCCTCGAACCTCGCGCGCTTCGACGCCATGCGCTACGGCCTGCGCGTCGGAGACGACGGCACGCGCTCCGCCGAGGACGTCACCGCCCTCACCCGTGAGGCCGGCTTCGGCGACGAGGTCAAGCGCCGCATCATGCTCGGCACGTACGCCCTGTCGTCCGGCTACTACGACGCGTACTACGGCAGCGCCCAGAAGGTCCGTACGCTCATCAAGCAGGACTTCGAGAAGGCGTTCGAGCAGGTCGACGTGATCGTCTCGCCGACGACCCCGACCACGGCCTTCCCGATCGGCGAGCGCGCCGACGACCCGATGGCCATGTACCTCGCGGACCTGTGCACCATCCCGACCAACCTGGCGGGCAACGCGGCGATGTCGCTGCCCTGCGGCCTGGCCCCGGAGGACAACCTCCCGGTCGGTCTGCAGATCATCGCCCCCGCCATGCAGGACGACCGCCTCTACAAGGTGGGTGCGGCGGTCGAGGCCGCCTTCGTGGAAAAGTGGGGGCACCCGCTGCTGGAGGAGGCACCGTCACTGTGA
- a CDS encoding endonuclease/exonuclease/phosphatase family protein — MSPLRTAAAAGSGSTLPHTLSLVSPTSPREGDRLTFRWSTDAPHPKNWIGIYDGDRKPGVGSSLVWEYVTTASGEITLDTTGLGEGTYTAYLLATDGYGILARTEPLTIALRPPVTPPHCVVDSFTTGEYAAGSRVSVALGPLWIRPQGNASGAPSFRRLAGDSWLGVSPDGTISGTAPAGPTARPARITVGVKDSAGGTDTVTVQVPVRTPAARTRLTVASLNLWEAGRNTADGHEKLLRLILGQRLDAVALQETGGTAAEPLARALGWHSYDSPAGVGLISRFPLAGTTAPLTDLPAVAATLRLPGDRTVRLWAAQLDEGAYGPYALRDGRTAAEVEAAELNSLRYRQAGALLAAMKSDLAASRTAPVVLAAGLASPSHLDRPTRRGRTAVVRWPVTVALGRAGLTDAFRDEHPNAARQPGTTWSPVRPDEPRDRIDQVQYAGPLRVEGAYTLCTGWPRPVPDAAGNGWPSDHAAPAVTFSLR, encoded by the coding sequence GTGTCCCCACTCAGAACCGCCGCTGCCGCAGGCAGCGGCAGCACCCTGCCGCACACCCTGTCGCTGGTCTCGCCCACGAGCCCGCGCGAGGGTGACCGGCTGACCTTCCGCTGGTCCACCGATGCGCCCCACCCCAAGAACTGGATCGGGATCTACGACGGCGACCGCAAGCCCGGCGTCGGCTCCTCGCTCGTCTGGGAGTACGTCACGACCGCTTCCGGCGAGATCACCCTCGACACCACCGGCCTCGGCGAAGGCACGTACACCGCGTATCTGCTGGCCACGGACGGGTACGGCATCCTCGCACGGACCGAGCCCCTCACCATCGCCCTCAGGCCGCCCGTCACGCCCCCGCACTGCGTCGTCGACTCGTTCACGACCGGTGAGTACGCGGCCGGGTCCCGTGTCTCCGTCGCCCTCGGCCCGCTGTGGATCCGCCCGCAGGGCAACGCCTCCGGCGCCCCGTCCTTCCGGCGGCTGGCCGGCGACTCCTGGCTGGGCGTCTCCCCCGACGGCACGATCAGCGGCACGGCGCCCGCCGGCCCGACGGCCCGTCCCGCCCGGATCACGGTCGGCGTGAAGGACAGCGCGGGCGGGACCGACACCGTGACCGTGCAGGTCCCGGTACGGACGCCCGCCGCACGGACCCGGCTGACCGTCGCGTCGCTCAACCTGTGGGAGGCCGGCCGGAACACCGCCGACGGCCACGAGAAACTGCTGCGGCTGATCCTCGGGCAGCGGCTCGACGCCGTCGCGCTCCAGGAGACCGGCGGCACCGCCGCCGAGCCGCTCGCCCGGGCGCTGGGCTGGCACTCCTACGACAGCCCGGCCGGGGTCGGCCTGATCAGCCGCTTCCCGCTGGCCGGCACCACGGCGCCGCTCACGGATCTGCCCGCGGTGGCGGCGACCCTCCGGCTGCCGGGTGACCGCACCGTACGGCTGTGGGCTGCGCAGCTCGACGAGGGTGCGTACGGCCCGTACGCGCTCCGGGACGGGCGCACCGCCGCCGAGGTCGAGGCGGCCGAGCTGAACAGCCTCCGCTACCGGCAGGCCGGGGCGCTGCTCGCCGCGATGAAGTCCGACCTCGCCGCCTCCCGCACGGCACCGGTGGTCCTCGCGGCGGGGCTCGCCTCGCCCTCGCACCTCGACCGCCCGACCCGCAGGGGCAGGACCGCGGTCGTGCGCTGGCCCGTCACGGTGGCGCTCGGCAGGGCCGGGCTGACCGACGCCTTCCGCGACGAGCACCCGAACGCCGCGCGGCAGCCGGGCACCACCTGGTCGCCGGTACGCCCCGACGAGCCGCGGGACCGGATCGACCAGGTCCAGTACGCCGGGCCGCTGCGGGTCGAGGGGGCGTACACCCTCTGCACCGGCTGGCCGCGGCCGGTCCCGGACGCCGCCGGGAACGGCTGGCCGTCCGACCACGCGGCGCCCGCCGTCACCTTCTCCCTCCGCTGA
- the gatC gene encoding Asp-tRNA(Asn)/Glu-tRNA(Gln) amidotransferase subunit GatC, translated as MPGITREEVAHLARLARLELKDEELDHFAGQLDDIIGAVARVSEVADQDVPPTSHPLPLTNVMRADEVRPSLTPEQALSGAPAQEQQRFKVPQILGEE; from the coding sequence ATGCCTGGCATCACGCGCGAGGAGGTCGCCCACCTCGCCCGGCTGGCGCGTCTGGAGCTGAAGGACGAAGAGCTCGACCACTTCGCCGGACAGCTCGACGACATCATCGGCGCGGTCGCCCGCGTCTCCGAGGTCGCCGACCAAGACGTACCGCCGACCTCCCACCCGCTGCCGCTGACCAATGTCATGCGCGCGGACGAGGTCCGTCCGTCGCTCACCCCCGAGCAGGCGCTCTCCGGCGCGCCGGCACAGGAGCAGCAGCGTTTCAAGGTGCCGCAGATCCTGGGGGAGGAGTGA